The genomic DNA ACGCTGAGTATTTTAATAAAATTTCAAAAAATTATCCGAATATTCATTTCGTTAGTTTTAATGGCGACGCTAAAAATAAAAATACAACAAGTTTAAATTTCCAAGCCTATGCGATGGGTTTTTTTGGTGGGATGGTAGCTTCTCATATGACAAAAAAGAACAAGGTAGGAATCATTGCAGCTTATGAATGGCAGCCTGAAGTTGAAGGTTTTTACGAAGGTGCGAAATTTGAAAATAAACAAGTGGACGTAAATATCCAATATGTTGGCCAATGGGATGATGACCAGACAGCAATGACAATTTTAGACAATATGATTAAGGCTGGTGTGGATGTCGTTTATCCTGCCGGTGATGGCTATAACGTTCCGGTTATTGAAAAAGCCAAAGAGCAGGGACTTTTTGCAATCGGCTATATATCTGATGAATCCGACCTTGGCAAATCAACAGTTTTGACAAGTACAATTCAGCATGTTGATAAGCTTTACGAATTAGTAGCAGAACAATATAACAACGGTAAACTCAAATCCGGAAATCTACATTTTGATTTTAAAGATGGAGTCATTTCTCTCGGGGAGTTCAGTCCACTGATAGATGATGAATTTAAAGCTGAAATAAATTCGTATATTGAAGATTATAAAAAAACCGGAAAACTTCCAAATGAGTAGGCATACAATATTAGAAAAACATTAATAATTGTAAAGCTGCCACTTATTTATGGCAGCTTTACTTATTCTTTTTTATAAACTGATTAATAATTGGAGTAATCTTATTTAAAATTGGCTTTAATTGTTTGGCAGAATCCAACAACATATCGATATTTTCCATAAGCAGCATATAATCAATTTGATCTCCGTCATTATTTGATCGAAAGTCCTGAGCTTTGCTTTCTGGTAGCTGTCTTCTCGGGCCGAACATGAACCTTCTAAAAGGATCCTCTTGCATCTTATCAACATTTGGTATATCTTTTGATTTTGATGCATTTTCCATCGTTTTAACCTCTTGATCTTCTTTTTGTGCATCTTCCATTTTCTTAACCTCCCTTAAAATAATTCCTTGTTAGTACATTATGTAATTATCTGCAGTTCGGTATAGACAATTGTTTATAATAGCGAATAGAGTCAGCATTTAATATATTGCATCACACATAAAACATTTGATAAAATTAGTACCAAGTCATAATAATTGATAATAACCTGTATTGTTAATCATGTTTAAAATGAAAAAGGTAAAGGAGTTGTCTCCATGAACGCAGGAATAATTGGAATAGGCAGAAGCTTGCCTGAAAAAATAGTAACAAACTTTGATTTGGAAAAGATAATGGATACGTCAGATGAATGGATTCGGACAAGAACAGGAATTGAAGAGCGCAGGATTGCCGATGACCAAACAGATACATCGGATATGGCATACGAAGCAGCTGTAAAAGCAATTGAAAATGCAAACATATCCGCTGAAGAAATCGATCTTATTTTAGTAGCAACAGTAACTCCAGATCAGCCATTTCCATCAGTAGCCTGTATGCTTCAGGAAAAATTGGGGGCAAAAAAGGCTGCTGCCATGGACATCAGTGCTGCGTGTGCAGGCTTTATGTATGGAATGGTAACGGCAAAGCAGTTCATTGAGACCGGGACTTATAAATATGTTCTCGTAGTCGGCGCGGAAAAACTATCGAAAGTTGTTAATTGGGAAGATAGAAATACCGCTGTATTATTTGGAGATGGAGCAGGTGCAGCTGTTATGGGGCCTGTTTCGGAAGGAAGGGGCATTTTATCATTTGAACTGGGGGCTGATGGTACAGGAGGAAAACACCTTTATCAGGATGAATATGTGATTATGAATGGCCGGGAAGTATTTAAATTTGCTGTTAGGCAAATGGGAGAAAGCAGCATAAATGTACTAGAAAAAGCCGGATTATCAAAAGAAGATGTCGACTTCTTGATTCCACATCAAGCAAATATACGAATTATGGAGTCTGCCCGCCAGCGTTTTGAGCTTCCTGAAGAAAAAATGTCAAAAACAGTTCGTAAATATGGGAACACTTCAGCAGCATCGATTCCCATTTCAATCGTTGAAGAAGTTGAAGCTGGCAAAATAAAAGACGATGATCTCATTGTAATGGTAGGTTTTGGCGGCGGCTTGACATGGGGTGCCATTGCAATGCGCTGGGGACTTTAATCACTTAAATTTTTGATTGCTCTTTTCGCAGACTATGTTGTTATTGTTAAGATTGTAAATGTCATTCTATAATAAAAATCTATAGGGTTTCCAATTTGCCTGCGAATAAACGGTGCGTTTGATGCGGGTTCTGGCATCAAGCAACTCATAGGTTTTCTAAAAGCAAAAATTTACTTAAAAAAGAATTTTGGGCTCGATGGCTGGTGCGCGCCTTTATGGTTTCTAAAAGAAAAAAATTTTGGAAAAGAGCGTAAAAGGAGATGCAAAACAAATGGAAAAACGTAGAGTTGTTGTAACTGGAATAGGTGCTGTAACACCTCTCGGCAATGACGTTGATACTACTTGGAACAACATAATTGCAGGCGTCTCGGGAATCGATCTTATGACGAGAGTAAACCGGGATGAATACCCTGCTAAAGTTGCTGCAGAAGTAAAAGATTTTAACCCTGAAACCTTTATTGATAAAAAAGACGCAAGAAAAATGGATCGGTTCACTCAATATGCTGTAGCTGCCTCTTTAATGGCAGTTGAAGATGCAGGGCTTGTTATAAATGAAGAAAATGCAAATCGAATAGGTGTTTGGATCGGATCGGGAATCGGCGGTATGGAAACCTTTGAACAGCAGTTTGAAACGTTTTTAAACCGCGGCTACAGAAGGGTCAGCCCGTTTTTTGTGCCAATGATGATTCCTGATATGGCAACCGGACAAGTATCGATCATCCTCGGGGCAAAAGGATTTAATTCTTGTACGGTAACAGCTTGTGCTACCGGCACAAACTCGATTGGCGATGCATTTAAAGTCATTCAGCGCGGAGATGCAGACGCAATGATCACAGGAGGGACTGAAGCACCGATTACAAAAATGGCGGTTGCAGGCTTCTGTGCTAATACTGCTTTATCAACGAATCCAGATCCAAAAACTGCGAGCCGACCATTCGACAAAAACCGTGATGGTTTTGTTATGGGAGAGGGCGCAGGAATTATTGTTCTTGAAGAACTTGAGCATGCGAAAGCACGTGGAGCAAAGATTTATGCTGAAATAGTTGGCTATGGTGCGACAGGTGATGCTTATCACATTACAGCTCCAGCTCCTGCTGGTGAAGGTGGAGCACGTGCCATGAAAATTGCCATTAAAGACGCGGGTTTAAGACCTGAGGAAATTCAATATATTAACGCGCATGGCACAAGTACCGAATATAACGATAAATATGAAACGCTGGCAATAAAAGAAGTGTTTGGGGATCATGCTTACAAATTGGCGATAAGCTCGACTAAATCAATGACAGGCCATTTATTGGGAGCTGCCGGTGGAATTGAAGCGATCTTTACTGTTTTAGCATTAAAAGAAAGTATATTGCCACCAACGATCAATTTGGAAACACCTGATCCGGAATGTGATCTTGATTATGTTCCAAACGAGGCGCGAAAGCAGGAAATCGACGCAGCTATCAGCAACTCGTTTGGATTTGGCGGCCATAATGCGACCATTGTGTTTAAGAAATACAGGGACTGAAATTGAACGGGGGTTTCTCCCGTTCTTTTTTTTAAAACTTTTTGACACATTTTCACACATGAACGCAAAACCCGAATTCACCATAAACTAGCATAAACAACTGCAGCAGGGGAGTGAAGTGATCTGGGAATCCTCCGCACTGACGAATGGCTGGAAAAGGATTTTGAACGACCTGTGGATATATGCAGCAAATTATTGGGGGAATTTTCTGAACAGAATCCTCGAAGCATCTATGAGTATTTGCAGGGGTTTGGAATGTACCGTCCGAATCCGCGCAGCCGAAGATGCTTTGAAGAACTGAAAATGGACGATATTTGGAAGAAAGCAGAAGGCATTTTTCAACGATATAAAACAAAATGGAACGGACCAGACATTCCTGTTTATATTTTTCCGATCAATGAAAGGAGAAAGATTTTTGGTGAAAATAGCGCAGGAAAATCTGGAGTTTCATTTAAAGACAAAATGTTTCTCTTCTTAACACCCTTAAAAAAAGAAAAAGAATTAGAATCAATAATTGTTCATGAATATCATCATGTATGCAGAATGAACAGGCAAAAAAAAGATACTGAAAATTATACATTGCTTGATTCGATCGTTCTCGAGGGATTGGCTGAGCATGCTGTTCTGGAATACTGCGGAAAGGAATATTTAGGTCCATGGTGCAATTACTATACAAAAAATGAGCTTTCTTTTTTTTGGAAAAAATTTTTGTCTGATCATCTTTCTGTGAAACGAAACGAAAACATACATGACCATTTATTATATGGTCGTGGAAGGTACCCAAAGCTACTTGGGTATGCGTTTGGATTTTATATGATCTCGCAATATAAAAGCAAACAGAAAAATTATTCAGATAAAATTTCTTTTCTTTTGCCTTCGGAAAAATTCATAATTAAAAATGACTATTAACAAACTGCTAAAACACTATAAAGCCCAGAACAATGGGTTTTTTTGTTTTTAAAAGTGTAAAAGTAAGAAATAAAGGCTGACATGCATATGTATAGTAGGGAATAGGACAAGATAAGGGGTGATTGTTGCATGGTACAAGTACTTGAAGAGTGGGAATATGATAGTTAGATTATTTTTCTTTTTGCTTGGATTTAGTCTGGCAGTCTCCGGTGGAATCAGCATAGTCGCCTATTTAAATTTGTTGGCAACTGGTCATGGATTAATAAATTATTTACAATTTATTAGCACCCGCATTGAATGTTATTTTCTTCCCTTTGGCTTAATTCTTATTTCACTTAGCATATATTCATCACCATTCAATAAGTTCAAAAAAATATAAAAAATGTTGGCAGAAAAAGAATAATTTGGAATAATTTTTTCCGCCTCTGTCCATACTTAATGACAAACAGTTACTTGAAGTGAGGGGTTATGATCATGTTGTATCTTCATGATGTTTGGGTGAACTGGTTTGAAGGGGAAGAGAACGGATATAATGTCTGCCAATTTTATGAATGGCGAAAAGATGACAGAATAGAATTATTAGACCAAGTACCGCTTCTAAAAATTGATGCCATCTTATTTAATTATATTGAGAACGATCTCTCAGAATTGCCTCAACAGCTTTTGAATGATATCTTCCAAAAAGCGTTTTTACGGAAAAACCACGAAAGAATCCAACTTGATTATTGTTGTGTAGTATCAGATGGGACAGGCATTATGGCCATTGACACAATTGGTTATAATATCCCAATCCGAAAAAGCAGGTTAATTCCAAGACAAGAACAGCTTGTATATGAAATGCTTGAAAACCAAGAAACCCTCTTTTATAGTTTTCATGACCTATCATCATTGAAAAATTTCCATATTTTGTCGCCTGAACCTGAATTAATGAGAGGATTGACGAGGAAAGAAAGACAATTAAAACAATTGTTGTTTATGGCGCTTGATCAATTGAAATCTTCACAAAATGTCGCGGAAGTCCGCTACTGGTATACTGAATGGTGTCCTGAAAAGTACCTAGAAATTCAACAATTGCAATTCGATGATGTTTGGAAGATGCTATTTGAGGCAACAAAAATTGGATGGTCAAACAAGCATGAACAATTTTGTGAAAATATCATAAAAGGCCAACCGTTTTTTGAGAAGTTGTGGGAAATGGAACATGGTCCAAAAGTAAATTAAAAGGAGCTGACAAAACAGCTCCTTTTTTGTGTGTTATTTCCTTTTTCTTCCTAGACCCATGGCATTTTCCATTTTTTTAAGCATTTTATTTGCAACATAATTCGCTTTTTCTGCACCTTGATCTAAAATTTCATCTAGCTCGCTTGATTCCATCAATTCATAATATTTTTGCTGGATAGGTGTTAATGTATTTATAACTACTTGTGCAAGGTCAGCTTTGAATTCTCCATATCCTTTTCCCTCATATTTCTCTTCAATTTCCGCAATCGGCTTATTGGTTAAAATCGAATAAATGGTAAGCAGATTGGAAATTCCAGGCTTATTGTCTTTGTCAAATTTGATGATTCCTTCTGAATCGGTCACGGCGCTTTTTATTTTCTTTTCGATTTGTTTAGGGTCATCTAAGAGAGTGATAAAAGCTTTTTGATTCGGGTCGGATTTGCTCATTTTTTTAGTAGGATCTTGGAGAGACATAATCCGTGCTCCTACTTTCGGTATTCGCACTTCAGGAATCGTAAAAATGTTATTGTATTTTTTGTTGAATCTTTCAGCTAAATCGCGTGTAAGTTCCAAATGCTGTTTTTGGTCTTCTCCAACCGGAACTAAATCTGTATTGTATAGTAAAATATCCGCTGCCATTAAAGGCGGATAAGTTAATAATCCTGCAGAAACCGCTTCTTTCCCTGCTGATTTATCTTTAAATTGGGTCATTCGCTCTAATTCACCGATATAGGAGATACATTGCAGCATCCATCCGGCCTGGGCATGTGCTGGCACTTCCGATTGAATAAATAAAGTTGCTTTATTAGGATCAATTCCAACAGCTAAATAAAGAGCTGCCAGACTTCTAATATTTTTTCTTAATTCGAGCCTGTCTTGCGGAACGGTTATTGCATGCTGATCCACAATGCAAAAATAACAATTGTATTCATGCTGCAGTTCAACGAATTGCTTCATAGCGCCTATGTAGTTGCCAATTGTGATCGTGCCGCTCGGCTGAATACCTGAAAAAATCGTTTTCATTAAATTTCCTCCTTTAAAATCCAGATTGCTGGCTTGAGCAGCAAAAACTGAAAGTAGATCAAGATGGAAACGAAATAAAAGAGACCATTCGTTCCTAAAAAATAGGGACGAATGGTCCGCGTTGCCACCCTAATTACTCCTAAGAGTCACTCATTGAGGCTGTCTCATATGGGTCTGAACTCATGTGTATTTATCAATATATAGCACATTTATCCAATTATTATGTCCTATATATTGTGTTATGGGGTCTGACCCTTAGGCTTTTGAGACAGCCTCGTCCCTTTTAACGCAAGGAACGCGCCGGAAATTACTTTATCGTAGGATAATATTCTTCCCGGGGCTCAAAAGTCCATTCCGTTCGCCTGGTTGTTTGTTTCCACCTGCCACAAACTCTCTGAAAACCGATGGACGAACGTACTACTCTTTATCATTGCCGCTCTGTAATTATTAGTCTTAAGTAATAAATAAAATATCCTAAATAAGTAAAAAAATCAAGGGGAGCAAGAGAAATATGATTCACAAGGGATATTTACCTTTTTTTGCTGCAAAAAGACCATAAAAATCAAATTTTTTAAAAATGTTTTTAAAAAAATTTATCGAAAAAATTCTTGATTTCAAGATATTTTTGCTAATTTCTTTGTTCAAATATTATTTTCTGCAATGAAAACCTACTTGCAATAATTTTTTTAACTATTTATAATAAACCTAACAAACGCTTTCATTACGAAATTGTTACAAATCCTTCAAAAAACTGTAAAACTCAGGGGATTACAAAGTTTATAATTCACGATCATTCTTTTAACTCTTCGAAATTTTCAGAATAAAGAGAATGATATTAAGAAACTTATAAACTTGTTTTTTTTATGTACTTTAATTTTTTTATGTACTTTAAATAGTTTGGAGATTTATATTATTTAAATTGACAGATTATTTAAGAAATATACCTGAGGCGTACAGTTGTTTATAGAAGGAAGGACATTTCGTAGGAACGTTTGCGGAATTTTTTATAGGGGGGTAAAACCGTGAAAAAAAGATTATCAATCTTTTTTAGCATGTTGCTTGTTTTAAGCATGTTTCTTGCTGCATGTGGAGGCAAAAACAATGCTGACAGTGACAAAGGAGGAGACGGCGGAAAAAAATCGGACGTGCCGCAAGAATTACGTGTAAACATTAAAACTGAGCCGTTCTCATTAAATCCAGGATTGGCAAATGATTCAGTTTCCGCCAACGTATTATATCAAACTTTTGAAGGTCTGACTCGCATAGACAAAAATGGCGAGCCTCAGCCTGCTATGGCAGAAAAAATTACTAAGTCCGATGATTTAACAAAGTACACATTTAAAATTCGCAAAGATGCAAAATGGACAAACGGAGACCCTGTAACTGCCCAAGACTTTGTATATGCTTGGAAGTGGGCTCTTGATCCTAAAAACAAATCTCAATATGCCTACCAGCTTTATTATATTAAAGGTGCACAAGCTGCTAACGAAGGCAAAGGTTCCCTTGACGATGTAGGCGTTAAAGCTATCGATGATAAAACTTTGGAAGTTACGCTTGAAAATCCAACTCCATACTTCCTGGAGTTAACAGCGTTCTATACTTATTTCCCTGTAAACAGCAAAATTGCTCAAAAAAATCCAAAATGGTATACCGATGCAGGTGCAAATTATACTTCTAACGGACCTTTCAAAATGGTTCAATGGTCGCACAGTGACAAAATCGTTCTTGAAAAGAACGAAAATTACTGGGATGCAGATGCTGTAAAACTTAAAAAAGTTGAAATGTATATGATCAACGATCCAAACACTGAGCTTTCTATGTTTGATAACGGGGAATTGGATTGGGCAGGTAAGCCATTTGGAGAACTTCCAACTGACGTTCTTCCGCAATTGAAGGATGAAGGTAAACTTCATGTTAAGCCAATTGCAGGTACTTACTGGTATAAGTTCCAAACTGAAAAACCGCCTTTAAACAACAAAAACATTCGTAAAGCGTTAGCTTATGCAATCAACCGTAAGGCTATCGTTGAAAATATCTCTCAAGGCGGAGAGATTCCTGCGATGGCGGCTGTTCCTCCTTCAATGTTTAAAGAAAACGAAAAAGGATATTTCAAGGATCATGATGTTAAAAAAGCAAAAGAGTTCTTGGCTAAAGGTTTAAAAGAACTAGGTTTAAAAGATGTTTCTCAATTGCCGACAATCACTCTTTCTTATAATACAGATGAAGGGCACCAAAAAATTGCACAGGCAGTTCAAGATATGTGGAAAAAAGATCTTGGCATTAACGTAAAACTTGACAATTCTGAGTGGAACGTTTATATAGACAAGCTTCACTCTGGTGATTATATGATCGGCCGTATGGGCTGGCTTGGTGACTTTAACGATCCGATCAACTTCCTTGAACTGTACCGCGATAAAAATGGCGGTAACAACGATACAAGATGGGAAAATCCTCAATTTAAGAAACTCTTAATCGATTCACAAAAAGAAAGCGATCCTGAAAAACGTACGCAAATGCTAAAAGACGCTGAAAAAATCTTTATCGAAGACATGCCTGTTGCGCCAATTTATTTCTACACTAACACTTGGCTGCAAAAAGACAACTTGAAAGGTGCGGTTGTATCTGGTTTGGGAGACGTACAATTAAAGTGGGCATATCTTGAATAAGCCGTAAAATTGAATGAAAAATATCCAAAGGTATATGGGCTTTCTGTCCATATACCTTCGTTTCTGAATAAAGCACTTTATTAGAAAATAATGGAGGTGTGTCTGTTGGCAAAATACATTGCAAAACGTTTGCTGTATATGGGAATATCCTTATGGTTAATTATTACAGTGACGTTTTTCTTAATGAGATTAGCACCAGGAAACCCTTTTACATCTGAAAAAAAATTGCCTCCTGAAATTGAGGCGAGCCTTAATGAGCATTACGGTCTTAACAAGCCATGGTATGCCCAGTACGGGGATTATCTAAAAAGAATTGTTGAATGGGATTTAGGTCCTTCATTTAAATATAAAGCACGCACCGTTAATGATTTAATTAACGAAGGCTTTCCAGTTTCACTGGCACTGGGAATTGAAGCAATCTTAATTGCAGTTGCATTTGGTATTTTATTAGGAGTCATTGCAGCACTTAAACATAATAAATGGCAAGACTATTCAGCTATGGTTATTGCTGTTGCAGGAATTTCAGTTCCGTCATTTATCATGGCAACGTTCTTGCAATACTTCTTGGCTATTAAGTGGGGTATTTTCCCAGTTGCACGCTGGGAATCATTTATGCATACTGTTTTGCCGGCTTTGGCGCTTGCTTCAACGCCAATGGCGTTTATTGCTCGTTTAACACGTTCAAGCATGCTCGAAGTGTTAAGTAATGACTATATTAGAACTGCAAAAGCAAAAGGTCTAAGCCAGGGTGTTATCACGATGAAACATACGATCCGAAATGCTCTCTTACCTGTTGTTTCCTATTTGGGACCGCTTTCTGCAGGGATCATTACTGGAAGTTTCGTAATAGAAAAGATTTTTGGTATTCCAGGTTTGGGCAGCCACTTTGTCACTAGCATCACCAATCGCGATTACACCGTCATCATGGGTGTAACAGTCTTCTATAGTATTTTACTTTTAGCGTCTATTCTCCTTGTCGACATTGCGTATGGTTTAATTGACCCACGCATCAAATTGGCAGGCAGGAAGAAAGGAGAGTAACAATGCAGCAGATATCAAAAGAAAAGTTTCAAATTGTTGGACCAAAAACATCAGACGCAGAAAAAATCTCAAAACCTAGTCTTTCTTTCTGGAAAGACGTGTCTATCCGTTTTAGAAAAAACAAACTTGCCATGTTTGGTGTTGTACTTTTGATATTACTTATTATCATGGCGATCTTTGGACCATACATGACAAAATTTGATTATGCAACAAACGATCTAACAAATACCAATAAGCCGCCTTCATCTGAGCATTGGTTTGGTACAGATGATCTCGGCCGTGACATTTTTGCTCGGACATGGCAAGGTGCGCGAATTTCCATTTTTATCGGAGTGGTAGCGGCACTTGTTGACTTTTTTATCGGTGTTCTCTGGGGAGGTATTTCCGGTTATAAAGGCGGACGCACTGATGAAATTATGATGCGTATTGCCGATATCTTGTACGGTGTTCCTTACTTGCTCTTAGTTATTATATTAATGGTTGTGTTAGGACAAGGTTTAGGAACAATGATACTTGCCATGACGATAACTGGCTGGATTAATATGGCACGGATCGTACGCGGACAAGTATTGTCATTAAAAAACCAGGAATATGTACTTGCAGCCAAAACGTTAGGAGCAAGCACATCGCGCATTATGATTCGCCACTTAATTCCGAATACAATGGGTCAAATTCTTGTAACAATGACATTGACAATTCCTTCAGCTATCTTTGTTGAATCATTCCTTAGCTTTCTAGGACTTGGTTTAACACCTCCGTTAGCCAGTTGGGGTACGATGGCGTCAGAAGGTCTTCCGGCATTAAGATACTATCCATGGCGTTTATTCTTCCCTGCAACGTTTATTAGCTTAACAATCTTCGCATTTAACGTGATCGGGGATGGACTGCGCGATGCATTAGACCCAAGATTACGCAAATAAGGGAGTGAGAAAATGGAAAAAATACTAGAAGTTAAAAATTTAGAAGTCTCATTCCAAACTTATGGAGGAGAAGTGAAAGCTGTTCGCGGAGTCAGTTTTGACCTTCATAAGGGCGAGACTCTTGCAATCGTTGGCGAATCAGGGTCAGGAAAAAGTGTAACATCGCAAACGATTATGAAATTAATTCCGATGCCACCTGGCAAAATTACAGGCGGGCAAATTTTGTTTAATGGTGAAGATCTTGTTCATAAAACAGATAAACAAATGGAAAA from Bacillus methanolicus MGA3 includes the following:
- a CDS encoding beta-ketoacyl-ACP synthase III, whose amino-acid sequence is MNAGIIGIGRSLPEKIVTNFDLEKIMDTSDEWIRTRTGIEERRIADDQTDTSDMAYEAAVKAIENANISAEEIDLILVATVTPDQPFPSVACMLQEKLGAKKAAAMDISAACAGFMYGMVTAKQFIETGTYKYVLVVGAEKLSKVVNWEDRNTAVLFGDGAGAAVMGPVSEGRGILSFELGADGTGGKHLYQDEYVIMNGREVFKFAVRQMGESSINVLEKAGLSKEDVDFLIPHQANIRIMESARQRFELPEEKMSKTVRKYGNTSAASIPISIVEEVEAGKIKDDDLIVMVGFGGGLTWGAIAMRWGL
- a CDS encoding peptide ABC transporter substrate-binding protein, yielding MKKRLSIFFSMLLVLSMFLAACGGKNNADSDKGGDGGKKSDVPQELRVNIKTEPFSLNPGLANDSVSANVLYQTFEGLTRIDKNGEPQPAMAEKITKSDDLTKYTFKIRKDAKWTNGDPVTAQDFVYAWKWALDPKNKSQYAYQLYYIKGAQAANEGKGSLDDVGVKAIDDKTLEVTLENPTPYFLELTAFYTYFPVNSKIAQKNPKWYTDAGANYTSNGPFKMVQWSHSDKIVLEKNENYWDADAVKLKKVEMYMINDPNTELSMFDNGELDWAGKPFGELPTDVLPQLKDEGKLHVKPIAGTYWYKFQTEKPPLNNKNIRKALAYAINRKAIVENISQGGEIPAMAAVPPSMFKENEKGYFKDHDVKKAKEFLAKGLKELGLKDVSQLPTITLSYNTDEGHQKIAQAVQDMWKKDLGINVKLDNSEWNVYIDKLHSGDYMIGRMGWLGDFNDPINFLELYRDKNGGNNDTRWENPQFKKLLIDSQKESDPEKRTQMLKDAEKIFIEDMPVAPIYFYTNTWLQKDNLKGAVVSGLGDVQLKWAYLE
- a CDS encoding DUF2268 domain-containing protein; translation: MGEFSEQNPRSIYEYLQGFGMYRPNPRSRRCFEELKMDDIWKKAEGIFQRYKTKWNGPDIPVYIFPINERRKIFGENSAGKSGVSFKDKMFLFLTPLKKEKELESIIVHEYHHVCRMNRQKKDTENYTLLDSIVLEGLAEHAVLEYCGKEYLGPWCNYYTKNELSFFWKKFLSDHLSVKRNENIHDHLLYGRGRYPKLLGYAFGFYMISQYKSKQKNYSDKISFLLPSEKFIIKNDY
- a CDS encoding ABC transporter permease: MAKYIAKRLLYMGISLWLIITVTFFLMRLAPGNPFTSEKKLPPEIEASLNEHYGLNKPWYAQYGDYLKRIVEWDLGPSFKYKARTVNDLINEGFPVSLALGIEAILIAVAFGILLGVIAALKHNKWQDYSAMVIAVAGISVPSFIMATFLQYFLAIKWGIFPVARWESFMHTVLPALALASTPMAFIARLTRSSMLEVLSNDYIRTAKAKGLSQGVITMKHTIRNALLPVVSYLGPLSAGIITGSFVIEKIFGIPGLGSHFVTSITNRDYTVIMGVTVFYSILLLASILLVDIAYGLIDPRIKLAGRKKGE
- a CDS encoding ABC transporter permease gives rise to the protein MQQISKEKFQIVGPKTSDAEKISKPSLSFWKDVSIRFRKNKLAMFGVVLLILLIIMAIFGPYMTKFDYATNDLTNTNKPPSSEHWFGTDDLGRDIFARTWQGARISIFIGVVAALVDFFIGVLWGGISGYKGGRTDEIMMRIADILYGVPYLLLVIILMVVLGQGLGTMILAMTITGWINMARIVRGQVLSLKNQEYVLAAKTLGASTSRIMIRHLIPNTMGQILVTMTLTIPSAIFVESFLSFLGLGLTPPLASWGTMASEGLPALRYYPWRLFFPATFISLTIFAFNVIGDGLRDALDPRLRK
- the fabF gene encoding beta-ketoacyl-ACP synthase II produces the protein MEKRRVVVTGIGAVTPLGNDVDTTWNNIIAGVSGIDLMTRVNRDEYPAKVAAEVKDFNPETFIDKKDARKMDRFTQYAVAASLMAVEDAGLVINEENANRIGVWIGSGIGGMETFEQQFETFLNRGYRRVSPFFVPMMIPDMATGQVSIILGAKGFNSCTVTACATGTNSIGDAFKVIQRGDADAMITGGTEAPITKMAVAGFCANTALSTNPDPKTASRPFDKNRDGFVMGEGAGIIVLEELEHAKARGAKIYAEIVGYGATGDAYHITAPAPAGEGGARAMKIAIKDAGLRPEEIQYINAHGTSTEYNDKYETLAIKEVFGDHAYKLAISSTKSMTGHLLGAAGGIEAIFTVLALKESILPPTINLETPDPECDLDYVPNEARKQEIDAAISNSFGFGGHNATIVFKKYRD
- a CDS encoding BMP family ABC transporter substrate-binding protein, whose protein sequence is MLKRFGVILLCLLVLAGCEQPTKTGKLKKVGLLVPDTVNDQVWGTKGYKGMLKIQSRFNVDVYIKEGMNSELRVERAVKEFDQKGVNLIFGHGNEYAEYFNKISKNYPNIHFVSFNGDAKNKNTTSLNFQAYAMGFFGGMVASHMTKKNKVGIIAAYEWQPEVEGFYEGAKFENKQVDVNIQYVGQWDDDQTAMTILDNMIKAGVDVVYPAGDGYNVPVIEKAKEQGLFAIGYISDESDLGKSTVLTSTIQHVDKLYELVAEQYNNGKLKSGNLHFDFKDGVISLGEFSPLIDDEFKAEINSYIEDYKKTGKLPNE
- a CDS encoding YjbA family protein, giving the protein MLYLHDVWVNWFEGEENGYNVCQFYEWRKDDRIELLDQVPLLKIDAILFNYIENDLSELPQQLLNDIFQKAFLRKNHERIQLDYCCVVSDGTGIMAIDTIGYNIPIRKSRLIPRQEQLVYEMLENQETLFYSFHDLSSLKNFHILSPEPELMRGLTRKERQLKQLLFMALDQLKSSQNVAEVRYWYTEWCPEKYLEIQQLQFDDVWKMLFEATKIGWSNKHEQFCENIIKGQPFFEKLWEMEHGPKVN
- the trpS gene encoding tryptophan--tRNA ligase, which gives rise to MKTIFSGIQPSGTITIGNYIGAMKQFVELQHEYNCYFCIVDQHAITVPQDRLELRKNIRSLAALYLAVGIDPNKATLFIQSEVPAHAQAGWMLQCISYIGELERMTQFKDKSAGKEAVSAGLLTYPPLMAADILLYNTDLVPVGEDQKQHLELTRDLAERFNKKYNNIFTIPEVRIPKVGARIMSLQDPTKKMSKSDPNQKAFITLLDDPKQIEKKIKSAVTDSEGIIKFDKDNKPGISNLLTIYSILTNKPIAEIEEKYEGKGYGEFKADLAQVVINTLTPIQQKYYELMESSELDEILDQGAEKANYVANKMLKKMENAMGLGRKRK